A stretch of the Longimicrobium sp. genome encodes the following:
- a CDS encoding tetratricopeptide repeat protein: MPMKPGLSPVAAAVLALGAFAAVGAALGGKAAPRDAMAAESLAGLYPSAEAQAAETEKAMAFYNLRLEADPRSASDQANLAGLYLQRSRETGEFGDVLKAEALARASLKLRSRSNAKAFRQLAASLLAQHRFAEAMTIARELVRIWPEDPAHRALLGELQREVGDYAAAEVTFGTIRQHADNLAVAPRLARWAELHGRPDEARAIFAASLRQALYRTDFTGEQVAWYYLRLGDVELRAGEVNAAESAFRSGLVIAPGDYRLLSALARLELARGRYAKAAELGEQATATVLDPATLGIVSEAYALLGDRERADEYAGAMKVAVQGQTA; this comes from the coding sequence ATGCCCATGAAGCCCGGTCTCTCGCCCGTCGCCGCCGCCGTCCTGGCGCTCGGCGCTTTCGCCGCGGTCGGCGCCGCCCTGGGCGGCAAGGCCGCGCCGCGCGACGCGATGGCGGCCGAGTCGCTGGCCGGGCTGTACCCGTCGGCCGAGGCGCAGGCGGCGGAGACCGAGAAGGCGATGGCGTTCTACAACCTGCGCCTGGAAGCCGACCCGCGGAGCGCATCCGACCAGGCCAACCTGGCCGGGCTGTACCTGCAGCGCTCGCGCGAAACGGGCGAGTTCGGCGACGTGCTGAAGGCCGAGGCGCTAGCCCGCGCGTCGCTGAAGCTGCGCAGCCGCTCCAACGCCAAGGCCTTCCGGCAGCTTGCCGCCAGCCTGCTGGCGCAGCACCGCTTCGCCGAGGCGATGACGATCGCCCGCGAGCTGGTGCGCATCTGGCCCGAAGACCCGGCGCATCGCGCGCTGCTGGGCGAGCTGCAGAGGGAGGTGGGCGACTACGCGGCGGCCGAGGTCACCTTCGGCACCATCCGCCAGCACGCCGACAACCTGGCCGTGGCCCCGCGCCTGGCCCGCTGGGCCGAGCTGCACGGCCGCCCGGACGAGGCGCGCGCCATCTTCGCCGCCTCGCTGCGCCAGGCGCTGTACCGCACCGACTTCACGGGCGAGCAGGTGGCCTGGTACTACCTGCGCCTGGGCGACGTGGAGCTTCGCGCGGGCGAGGTGAACGCGGCCGAGAGCGCCTTCCGCTCCGGGCTGGTGATTGCCCCCGGCGACTACCGGCTGCTTTCGGCCCTGGCGCGGCTGGAGCTGGCGCGCGGCCGGTACGCGAAGGCGGCCGAGCTGGGCGAGCAGGCGACGGCGACCGTGCTGGACCCGGCCACCCTGGGAATCGTCAGCGAAGCGTACGCGCTGCTGGGCGACCGCGAGCGGGCCGACGAGTACGCCGGGGCCATGAAGGTGGCCGTGCAGGGGCAGACCGCG